The DNA region CTGTGACGACGATGCCGAGGCGGGACTGAGGGATTTTTATGTGCCTACGTTTTGGGATTATCGTTATCAGTCTAAGTTTTCTTTCGGGATGTGCGTCTAACTCGGTGGAAAATCCCAATCTGAAGTTGCAGGTTAATCCGCTGAAAGCGGAAGTGGTCGGGTCAAAAATCGCTGGGGACGGAGGGGTGCCGCATCAAATCTGGATAAGCTCGATAGATGGCCAACGCCGTAGACATATCGCATTGGATGTTACTCTGAAAATCTGGCCTTTAGAACCGGGCAGTCACGAATTCGAAGTGGAGTATGGGGGCTCGTCGGGAAAGATCTTCCTGAAACCATTTACCGCATCAGGAAAGATACAGGCTGAGTTATCTGCGGGACACCGATACATTTTGAAGATCAAGGCAGCTAGCGAACACAGCTTAGTGTTTTTCTTTGAAGACCAATCAGACGGAAAAGTTGTAGCGAAAAGTGATGCCGTCGAACTGAGTGGAGTTGTTCTACCTGTTTTTGTGCCGCGTTAAATCAGGCTTTGCCTCTATCCAGCCGAAATTGCCAACTTCCGATTTATTCATGCGCATCCTCACTGGAATCCAGCCTTCGGGCACGCTTCATATCGGCAACTATTTCGGCGCCATGAAACCGGCGATCGAGCTGCAGGCGCGTGGCGAGGCGTATTACTTCATCGCGGATTATCACTCGATGACGTCGCTGACGGACGCGGCTCAGCGGCGGAAGAACACGCTCGATGTGGCGCTCGATTTTCTCGCGTGCGGACTCGATCCGAAGCGGAGCGTTTTCTGGCGGCAGAGCGACATTCCGGAAGTCTGTGAACTCATGTGGATTCTCGGGACGCTCACGCCGATGGGGCTTTTGGAGCGCGCGCACAGTTACAAGGACAAGACGGCGAAGGGCATTTCACCGAATTTCGGACTCTTCGCTTATCCGGTGCTGATGGCGGCGGATATTTTGCTCTACGATGCGAATCTCGTGCCGGTCGGGAAAGACCAGCGGCAGCATTTGGAGATGACGCGTGATATCGCGATCAAGTTTAACCAGAGCTATGGAGAGTCGTCGCTGGTCGTGCCTGAGGCGGAGATCCGTGAGGAAGTTGCCACGGTGCCCGGTCTCGACGGGCAAAAGATGAGCAAGAGCTATGGCAACACGATCGATCTGTTCGGCGATGAGAAGGCCACGAAGAAGAAGATCATGGGCATTGTGATGGACAGCCGTACGCCGGCGGAGCCGAAGCCGGATGCGGAGAAGAATCTGGCGATCCAGTTACTCAAGCTTGTGGCTCCGGCGGAGGTGTCGGCGGACTTCGAGAATCGTCTGCGCGCGGGCGGGATGGGTTATGGCGATTTGAAGAAGGCGCTGTTCGAGCATTACTGGAATCATTTCGCCGAAGCGCGGGCGCGTCGTGCGGAGCTGTCGAACAATCTGGATTACGTGAACCAGGTCTTGAAGGACGGCGCGGAGCGTGCGCGGGCGACGGCGAGCGGTGTGATCGCGCGTGCGCGCAAGGCGTGCGGGCTGGCGTGATCCGAGTGCTGAAGTAGAGCGGTCTACTCGATCCGCTCGATCAGCAGGCGGGTTGTCAGCTGTGAGGAAACCGGGACGGTGCTGAAGAAGGAGCCTTGGATGGGGCTGACCTCTTCGGTGTGGCGCGCGTGGGCGATGGGGATGTAGGCGCTGGTGGTGAAGATGCCGTGAGTGGGATCGAGGCCGCGCCAGCCGGCGCCGGGAAGATAGATCTCGGCCCAGGCGTGCATCGCACCGGCGGATACGCGGTTGTCTTCCGGGTAGGTATGGAAGTAGCCGCTGACGAAGCGGGCGGCGAAGCCGAGGGCGCGGCACATATCGACCAGCAGCATGGCGTAGTCGCGGCAGTTACCGGTGGTGAGTTCGAGCGTTTTCACCGGCGACTGCACGCCGGGATCGTCGCGGCGTTGGTAGTTGAGGTGACAGTAGAGGACGGTGTTGAGGCCTGTGAGAAAGGAGATGGTTTCGGTGGGGCGTTCTACGTAATGTTCGTCGAGCCAGTTGCGCAGGAGGGGGTGGTTTCCCTCGAATGGAGTGGCGAGGTAGGGCGTGAGCGCGAACTGCTCAGCGGGAGTGTAGTTGAAGGGGAACTTGGTGGCGTCGAGACGCAGGATGAAGTCGAAGGGGTTCACTTCGAGGGTCTCGATTTCGAATTCGCTGCGGATGCTGAGGGCGTCGGCGCGGTCCCAGAGGTGGAGCCAGGTGAGGGTGTTGTCGTAGGCATCGCGGGTGTGGGTGAGTTTGAAACTCGGCGCGATGTTGAAGGTGAAGCGCGTCACGCGGTGCAGCGGGGTCTCGCGCGGGCGCAGGAAGAGCGCGTG from Nibricoccus aquaticus includes:
- a CDS encoding transglutaminase family protein, yielding MKFSVTHLTRYQYEQAVAFSPHALFLRPRETPLHRVTRFTFNIAPSFKLTHTRDAYDNTLTWLHLWDRADALSIRSEFEIETLEVNPFDFILRLDATKFPFNYTPAEQFALTPYLATPFEGNHPLLRNWLDEHYVERPTETISFLTGLNTVLYCHLNYQRRDDPGVQSPVKTLELTTGNCRDYAMLLVDMCRALGFAARFVSGYFHTYPEDNRVSAGAMHAWAEIYLPGAGWRGLDPTHGIFTTSAYIPIAHARHTEEVSPIQGSFFSTVPVSSQLTTRLLIERIE
- the trpS gene encoding tryptophan--tRNA ligase, whose amino-acid sequence is MRILTGIQPSGTLHIGNYFGAMKPAIELQARGEAYYFIADYHSMTSLTDAAQRRKNTLDVALDFLACGLDPKRSVFWRQSDIPEVCELMWILGTLTPMGLLERAHSYKDKTAKGISPNFGLFAYPVLMAADILLYDANLVPVGKDQRQHLEMTRDIAIKFNQSYGESSLVVPEAEIREEVATVPGLDGQKMSKSYGNTIDLFGDEKATKKKIMGIVMDSRTPAEPKPDAEKNLAIQLLKLVAPAEVSADFENRLRAGGMGYGDLKKALFEHYWNHFAEARARRAELSNNLDYVNQVLKDGAERARATASGVIARARKACGLA